One stretch of Halobaculum marinum DNA includes these proteins:
- a CDS encoding AzlD domain-containing protein has product MTTTYGPLSIWAVIVAGGLATFAIRLSFIHLFGRVDEVPPWLERALVYVPAAVLAALVAPSFAPASATVSAVLTPELLGGLAAVLAAWYTEDVLWTVAAGMAGLHLARFLL; this is encoded by the coding sequence ATGACGACGACGTACGGGCCGCTGTCGATCTGGGCGGTGATCGTCGCCGGCGGACTCGCCACGTTCGCGATTCGCCTCTCGTTCATCCACCTGTTCGGCCGGGTCGACGAGGTGCCGCCGTGGCTCGAACGCGCGCTCGTGTACGTCCCCGCGGCGGTGTTGGCCGCGCTGGTCGCGCCGAGTTTCGCGCCCGCGTCGGCGACGGTCTCGGCGGTGCTCACGCCCGAACTGCTCGGCGGCCTCGCCGCCGTGCTGGCGGCGTGGTACACCGAAGACGTGCTGTGGACGGTCGCCGCCGGGATGGCGGGCCTCCATCTCGCGCGGTTCCTGTTGTAG
- a CDS encoding response regulator yields the protein MNERVLVVEDSAYQRARIRECLEPTFDVVAEAADGETAVERFREHDPDAVTMDFALPVQDGPAATAEIKAIDPSAVVVFCSCVTQQAQLKRAVRAGADDYVHKPFDDGDLASTLRGSLAPPTAEAEQADSTSDPEID from the coding sequence GTGAACGAGCGCGTACTGGTCGTGGAAGACTCCGCTTACCAGCGGGCGCGCATCCGCGAGTGTCTCGAACCGACGTTCGACGTCGTCGCCGAGGCGGCCGACGGCGAGACGGCGGTCGAGCGCTTCCGCGAACACGACCCCGACGCGGTGACGATGGACTTCGCGCTCCCGGTACAAGACGGGCCGGCGGCGACCGCCGAGATCAAAGCGATCGACCCGAGCGCGGTGGTGGTGTTCTGTTCGTGCGTCACCCAACAGGCGCAACTCAAGCGCGCGGTCCGCGCCGGCGCCGACGACTACGTCCACAAGCCGTTCGACGACGGAGACCTCGCGAGCACGCTCCGCGGGTCGCTCGCGCCGCCGACCGCCGAGGCGGAGCAGGCCGACTCCACGTCCGACCCCGAAATCGACTGA
- a CDS encoding AzlC family ABC transporter permease, producing the protein MDSRLPSDLRDGVRDTLPLLLGIVPFALVAGVAGVEAGLTPLQTVGLSVVVFAGASQLAAIELLGDDAALGVVVLTVVVINLRMLMYSASIAPYFRHLSTRVRAGCAYVLTDQAYALALARYAGDGADADLDADGGTRRPYYYLGVAVTLWVVWQAGTVTGVVFGAAVPESWQLGFAVPLVFLALLVPAVSDGASLVAAVTGAGVAVLGAGLPFNAGLILGAVVGVGGGLLAERRGLTDRGSGAEEGHR; encoded by the coding sequence ATGGACAGTCGTCTCCCCTCCGACCTCCGCGACGGCGTCCGGGACACCCTCCCGTTGCTCCTCGGGATCGTTCCGTTCGCGCTCGTCGCCGGCGTCGCCGGCGTCGAGGCCGGGCTCACCCCGCTGCAGACGGTGGGGCTCTCGGTCGTCGTGTTCGCCGGCGCCTCCCAGTTGGCGGCCATCGAGCTACTCGGCGACGACGCGGCGCTGGGCGTCGTCGTGCTCACGGTCGTCGTGATCAACCTCCGGATGCTGATGTACTCCGCCTCCATCGCGCCGTACTTCCGGCACCTCTCGACCCGAGTGCGCGCCGGCTGTGCGTACGTGCTCACCGACCAGGCGTACGCCCTGGCGCTGGCACGGTACGCCGGCGACGGGGCCGACGCCGACCTCGACGCCGACGGCGGCACCCGCCGCCCGTACTACTACCTCGGCGTCGCAGTGACGCTGTGGGTCGTCTGGCAGGCCGGGACGGTCACGGGCGTCGTGTTCGGCGCCGCGGTGCCCGAGAGCTGGCAACTCGGCTTCGCCGTCCCGCTGGTGTTTCTCGCACTGCTCGTGCCGGCGGTGTCGGACGGTGCGAGCCTGGTGGCCGCCGTCACCGGCGCCGGCGTCGCCGTCCTCGGCGCGGGCCTCCCGTTCAACGCCGGGCTGATCCTCGGGGCAGTCGTCGGCGTCGGTGGCGGCCTGCTCGCCGAGCGTCGCGGCCTCACCGACCGTGGATCGGGCGCCGAGGAGGGCCACCGATGA
- a CDS encoding 4a-hydroxytetrahydrobiopterin dehydratase, which translates to MSDVLDADEIADELPDGWHHDAAADEIARTFEFDSYLEGVGFAGGAGGLAEEAFHHPTMTIGWREVEVRLTTHDAGGVTAKDINLAGRLNELAD; encoded by the coding sequence GTGAGCGACGTGCTCGACGCCGACGAGATCGCCGACGAACTGCCCGACGGCTGGCACCACGACGCCGCAGCCGACGAGATCGCACGCACCTTCGAGTTCGACTCCTACCTCGAAGGCGTCGGCTTCGCCGGTGGCGCGGGCGGCCTCGCCGAGGAGGCGTTCCACCATCCGACGATGACGATCGGGTGGCGTGAGGTGGAGGTCCGACTCACCACCCACGACGCCGGCGGCGTCACCGCGAAGGACATCAATCTGGCGGGCCGACTCAACGAGTTGGCGGACTGA
- the ahbB gene encoding siroheme decarboxylase subunit beta — translation MDNVDADVDLSTLERAVINAFQGGFPVVEHPWEPAAAALTERGVDVDAETLLATVRDLDERGVLSRFGALVNAEEIGGTATLVAMHAPEERYEAVAETVNDFREVAHNYEREHPHLNMWFVVSVADEAEVARVLADIEDATGQETYNLPKQEEFHVGAKFLLDGPVSDGDLDLSHLGPDVTPSGERGITARERDIVVEIQGGLPITETPYADVADAVGQPVEWVVETIKRFNEEGKVRRVGVIPNHYALGYTENGMTVWDVPDDLLDEVGPAVASLGFVTHCYHRPRHEGVWPYNFFAMTHGRDEAESQRRIEQVREVMTDFWDVGDDEWDSLFSTRILKKTGIRLDERADAQVRDEEAGSADA, via the coding sequence ATGGACAACGTCGACGCGGACGTCGACCTCTCGACGCTCGAACGGGCCGTCATCAACGCCTTCCAGGGCGGCTTCCCCGTCGTCGAGCACCCGTGGGAACCGGCGGCGGCCGCGCTGACCGAGCGCGGCGTCGACGTCGACGCAGAGACCCTCCTCGCGACGGTACGTGACCTCGACGAGCGCGGCGTGCTCTCGCGGTTCGGCGCGCTCGTCAACGCCGAGGAGATTGGCGGCACCGCGACGCTCGTGGCGATGCACGCGCCGGAGGAGCGCTACGAGGCGGTCGCCGAGACGGTCAACGACTTCCGCGAGGTGGCGCACAACTACGAGCGCGAGCACCCGCACCTCAACATGTGGTTCGTCGTCAGCGTCGCCGACGAGGCCGAGGTGGCGCGCGTGCTGGCGGACATCGAGGACGCGACCGGCCAGGAGACGTACAACCTCCCGAAGCAGGAGGAGTTCCACGTGGGCGCGAAGTTCCTGCTCGACGGCCCCGTGTCCGACGGCGACCTCGACCTGTCACACCTCGGCCCCGACGTGACGCCGTCGGGTGAACGCGGCATCACCGCTCGCGAGCGCGACATCGTCGTCGAGATTCAGGGCGGCCTCCCGATCACGGAGACGCCGTACGCGGACGTGGCCGACGCGGTCGGCCAGCCCGTCGAGTGGGTCGTCGAGACGATCAAGCGGTTCAACGAGGAGGGGAAGGTGCGCCGCGTCGGCGTCATCCCGAACCACTACGCGCTCGGCTACACCGAGAACGGGATGACCGTCTGGGACGTGCCCGACGACCTGCTCGACGAGGTCGGACCCGCGGTCGCCTCGCTCGGGTTCGTCACCCACTGTTACCACCGACCCCGCCACGAGGGCGTGTGGCCGTACAACTTCTTCGCGATGACCCACGGCCGCGACGAGGCCGAGTCCCAGCGGCGGATCGAGCAGGTGCGCGAGGTGATGACCGACTTCTGGGACGTGGGCGACGACGAGTGGGACTCGCTGTTCTCGACGCGCATCCTGAAGAAGACGGGCATCAGGCTCGACGAGCGCGCGGACGCACAGGTGCGCGACGAGGAGGCCGGCTCCGCGGACGCGTGA
- a CDS encoding DUF5778 family protein: MSDAIDRDLYERTKALLEPGDIELLGMVVHTSLGGQEDLEMHELTVDLNETIAEHAEKGETYIYAGNDDTDFASNQFQGLTLDDEAFVWECQQLLREGTFDLVFYYEAGVDQDALAAAVTDLDGVEDVTLVP; the protein is encoded by the coding sequence ATGTCCGACGCTATCGACCGGGACCTCTACGAGCGGACGAAGGCGTTGTTGGAACCGGGCGACATCGAACTGCTCGGGATGGTCGTCCACACCTCTCTCGGCGGCCAGGAGGACCTCGAGATGCACGAGTTGACCGTCGACTTGAACGAGACTATCGCCGAGCACGCCGAGAAGGGCGAGACGTACATCTACGCCGGCAACGACGACACCGACTTCGCGTCGAACCAGTTCCAGGGGCTGACGCTCGACGACGAGGCGTTCGTCTGGGAGTGCCAGCAACTGCTGCGCGAGGGGACGTTCGACCTCGTGTTCTACTACGAGGCGGGCGTCGACCAGGACGCGCTCGCCGCGGCCGTCACCGACCTCGACGGCGTCGAAGACGTGACGCTCGTCCCCTGA
- a CDS encoding precorrin-2 dehydrogenase/sirohydrochlorin ferrochelatase family protein yields the protein MIPLLHDFEGETVLVVGGGPVGARKARRFAREARTVVVSPAFADRDFGDAELVRAAPTPDDVREWVDRLAPALVVAATDDDAVNEAAETAARDAGALVNRADRAGGRDAGSVVVPATVRDGSVVAAVATGGAAPALSKELRRRIEAEVEGAGAMADLVAEIRAEQKDAGVSATARRERVRAVVSSPEVWKALQEGASNARQEATRVMEEIDD from the coding sequence GTGATCCCCCTGCTCCACGACTTCGAGGGGGAGACGGTGCTCGTCGTCGGCGGCGGGCCGGTCGGCGCCCGCAAGGCGCGGCGGTTCGCGCGCGAGGCACGCACCGTCGTCGTGAGCCCAGCGTTCGCCGACCGCGACTTCGGCGACGCGGAGTTGGTGCGGGCCGCGCCGACGCCCGACGACGTGCGCGAGTGGGTCGACCGCCTCGCCCCCGCGCTCGTGGTCGCCGCGACGGACGACGACGCGGTGAACGAGGCCGCCGAGACGGCGGCCCGCGACGCGGGCGCGCTCGTCAACCGCGCCGACCGGGCGGGCGGGCGCGACGCCGGCAGCGTCGTCGTGCCGGCCACGGTGCGCGACGGGTCGGTGGTCGCCGCCGTCGCCACGGGCGGGGCCGCCCCCGCGCTGTCGAAGGAACTCCGACGCCGGATCGAAGCCGAGGTGGAGGGCGCGGGCGCGATGGCGGATCTGGTCGCGGAGATCCGGGCCGAACAGAAGGACGCCGGCGTCTCCGCGACCGCCCGACGCGAACGTGTTCGGGCGGTGGTCAGCTCCCCGGAGGTTTGGAAGGCTTTACAAGAGGGAGCCTCCAACGCACGCCAGGAAGCGACCCGAGTTATGGAGGAGATCGATGACTGA
- a CDS encoding VanZ family protein: protein MNDDGRRLAVFVAVAATVVVASLVPAPTGPSGEPTPDIAPPGSDLIVHAVGYAAVAYALARALPERLRGDGALGPLAGVVVATAALGGAVELAQGVVPGRTTSLFDAVANTLGALVGALWWRRRRRRDRRE from the coding sequence ATGAACGACGACGGACGTCGACTAGCAGTTTTCGTCGCCGTCGCGGCGACAGTCGTCGTCGCCTCACTCGTGCCGGCACCGACCGGTCCCAGCGGAGAGCCCACCCCCGACATCGCGCCGCCCGGGAGCGATCTGATCGTCCACGCGGTCGGCTACGCCGCCGTCGCGTACGCGCTGGCGCGGGCGCTCCCCGAGCGCCTCCGTGGGGACGGCGCGCTCGGGCCGCTCGCGGGGGTGGTCGTCGCCACCGCCGCGCTCGGCGGTGCGGTCGAACTCGCACAGGGAGTCGTCCCCGGGCGCACCACCTCCCTCTTCGATGCCGTCGCCAACACGCTCGGAGCGCTCGTCGGCGCGCTGTGGTGGCGCCGGCGGCGGCGGCGGGACCGACGGGAGTGA
- a CDS encoding ubiquitin-like small modifier protein 1 has product MDLTLKFFATFREAVGSKIVDREFADAATVGDVLAALEAEYDGLAGNLLVDGDLKPQINVLLNGREVLHMEGVETTVDDGDTLAVFPPVAGGAGDASRGPRS; this is encoded by the coding sequence ATGGATCTCACGCTGAAGTTCTTCGCCACATTCCGCGAGGCGGTCGGCTCGAAGATCGTCGACCGGGAGTTCGCCGACGCGGCGACCGTCGGCGACGTCCTCGCGGCCCTCGAAGCAGAGTACGACGGACTCGCGGGGAACCTGCTCGTTGACGGCGACCTGAAGCCCCAGATCAACGTGCTGCTCAACGGTCGAGAGGTGCTCCACATGGAGGGCGTCGAGACGACCGTCGACGACGGCGACACGCTCGCGGTGTTCCCACCGGTCGCGGGCGGCGCCGGCGACGCGTCGCGAGGACCGCGCTCGTGA
- a CDS encoding aldehyde ferredoxin oxidoreductase family protein produces MTDLGGFQDHVAHVDLSAGDVSYAGIDDEDAKKYIGARGLGVKYVFDAGPDVDPMSPENRLCFMNGPLTGTQTVMSGRIAVVTKSPLTGTVTDSHHGGWSGARLKWSGFDGLVFDGASDEPVYAYVEDGEVELRDASHLAGKGVHDTIDTLGEEVDGSVGKNVSVMAIGPGGENGVKYACIVNEDDRASGRGGTGAVMGSKNLKAVVVKSGTRMPKPAKPDVFKEGYQQAMQVIQESDVTAPNEGGLSLYGTNVLMNATEEMDGLPVKNGKYTSTSAYRDTEGVDIDAERVSGENVRENILVDEPTCHSCPVACKKEVEVSVMHKGEEMNVRTESYEYESAYALGPNSGHTDRDEVAVMIERCNDMGVDTIEVGNMMAMAMEMSEEGKLDDVDEQLDWGDSERMIDLIDEIAQRDGELADALAEGSNGLVERFDAEGNSLAVKGQTIPAYDPRCMKGMGIAYATSNRGACHLRAYTPSAEILGLPQKVDPYAWEGKGELTATFQDMHAISDSFDICKFNAFAEGIEEYVMQYNGMTGLDVTEEELLEAGERVYTLERYYNNLVGFDGSDDSLPARFLEDGIRGQGASEGEYCELPEMKEEYYEVRGWVDGVVPDERLDELGIDIGPGTGVSAGDSGVAPADD; encoded by the coding sequence ATGACAGACCTCGGCGGCTTCCAGGACCACGTCGCACACGTGGACCTCTCGGCGGGCGACGTATCGTATGCGGGTATCGACGACGAAGACGCGAAGAAGTACATCGGCGCCCGCGGCCTCGGCGTGAAGTACGTGTTCGACGCGGGACCGGACGTCGACCCGATGAGTCCAGAGAACCGACTCTGCTTCATGAACGGGCCGCTCACGGGCACCCAGACCGTGATGAGCGGTCGGATCGCGGTCGTGACGAAGTCCCCGCTCACGGGCACCGTCACCGACAGCCACCACGGCGGCTGGTCCGGTGCGCGTCTCAAGTGGTCCGGCTTCGACGGCCTCGTGTTCGACGGCGCCAGCGACGAACCGGTGTACGCCTACGTCGAGGACGGCGAGGTGGAACTGCGTGACGCCTCCCACCTGGCGGGCAAAGGCGTCCACGACACCATCGACACGCTCGGCGAGGAGGTCGACGGCAGCGTCGGCAAGAACGTCTCCGTGATGGCCATCGGGCCGGGCGGCGAGAACGGCGTGAAGTACGCCTGCATCGTCAACGAAGACGACCGCGCCTCCGGGCGCGGCGGCACCGGCGCCGTCATGGGGTCGAAGAACCTCAAGGCGGTCGTCGTCAAGTCCGGGACGCGGATGCCGAAACCGGCCAAGCCGGACGTGTTCAAGGAGGGGTACCAGCAGGCGATGCAGGTGATCCAGGAGTCCGACGTGACCGCGCCCAACGAGGGCGGCCTCTCGCTGTACGGGACGAACGTCCTGATGAACGCGACCGAGGAGATGGACGGCCTCCCGGTGAAGAACGGGAAGTACACGTCCACGTCCGCGTACCGCGACACCGAGGGCGTCGACATCGACGCCGAGCGCGTCTCCGGCGAGAACGTCCGCGAGAACATCCTCGTGGACGAGCCGACGTGTCACTCCTGCCCGGTCGCCTGTAAGAAGGAGGTCGAGGTGTCGGTGATGCACAAAGGCGAGGAGATGAACGTCCGCACCGAGTCGTACGAGTACGAGTCGGCGTACGCACTGGGCCCGAACTCGGGCCACACCGACCGCGACGAGGTCGCCGTGATGATCGAGCGGTGTAACGACATGGGTGTCGACACCATCGAGGTCGGGAACATGATGGCGATGGCGATGGAGATGTCCGAGGAGGGCAAGCTCGACGACGTCGACGAGCAGCTCGACTGGGGCGACTCCGAGCGCATGATCGACCTCATCGACGAGATCGCCCAGCGCGACGGCGAGCTGGCGGACGCGCTCGCGGAGGGCTCCAACGGCCTCGTCGAGCGCTTCGACGCCGAGGGCAACTCGCTGGCCGTCAAGGGCCAGACGATCCCGGCGTACGACCCGCGCTGCATGAAGGGCATGGGCATCGCGTACGCGACCTCGAACCGCGGTGCGTGCCACCTGCGCGCGTACACCCCGTCCGCCGAGATTCTCGGCCTCCCGCAGAAGGTCGACCCGTACGCGTGGGAGGGGAAGGGTGAGCTGACCGCCACCTTCCAGGACATGCACGCCATCTCGGACTCGTTCGACATCTGCAAGTTCAACGCGTTCGCGGAGGGCATCGAGGAGTACGTCATGCAGTACAACGGCATGACCGGCCTCGACGTGACCGAGGAGGAGCTGCTGGAGGCCGGCGAGCGCGTGTACACGCTCGAGCGGTACTACAACAACCTCGTCGGCTTCGACGGCTCGGACGACTCGCTGCCGGCGCGCTTCCTCGAGGACGGCATCCGCGGGCAGGGCGCCTCCGAGGGCGAGTACTGTGAGCTCCCCGAGATGAAGGAGGAGTACTACGAGGTTCGCGGCTGGGTCGACGGCGTCGTCCCCGACGAGCGCCTCGACGAACTCGGCATCGACATCGGGCCGGGCACGGGCGTCTCCGCGGGCGACTCCGGCGTCGCGCCCGCAGACGACTAA
- the lwrS gene encoding LWR-salt protein, protein MDASYVFRVRFTLSPRRARIDPDTFETVVRIPAATPGEEGWLLFRDALWRGEANDADHARDLCAERLPAGVEVLSATFREFETDEAYLTALREAVDADLGAFRADSVREALHKYFGSSIRVGDDDRPGTDADEA, encoded by the coding sequence GTGGACGCGTCGTACGTCTTCCGCGTCCGGTTCACCCTCTCGCCGCGGCGCGCGCGGATCGACCCCGACACGTTCGAGACGGTGGTGCGGATCCCCGCGGCGACGCCCGGCGAGGAGGGGTGGCTGCTGTTTCGCGACGCGCTGTGGCGCGGCGAGGCGAACGACGCGGACCACGCGCGCGACCTGTGTGCCGAGCGCCTCCCCGCGGGTGTCGAGGTGCTGTCGGCGACGTTTCGGGAGTTCGAGACGGACGAGGCGTACCTAACCGCGCTCCGGGAGGCCGTCGACGCCGATCTGGGTGCGTTCCGGGCCGACTCCGTCCGCGAGGCGCTCCACAAGTACTTCGGGTCGTCCATCCGGGTAGGCGACGACGACCGACCCGGGACGGACGCTGACGAGGCGTGA
- the hemA gene encoding glutamyl-tRNA reductase produces MTDTGVVAGVSVSHTTASVEDIEATQTVDVATLVSDLLDRDGVEEALAIQTCNRAEAYVAADDAADARAALGQFSPDVRESAVRHLDHEASIRHLMRVAAGLESLVLGEDQILGQLSDAGSVAREVGGLSGGVLDDAVSKALQVGKRARAETRINEGSVSLGSAAVELARRETDLAGATALVVGAGEMGTLAARALDASPVAQVVVANRTLSTAQQVATDLDSEATAVALDDVGAVVADADVLIAATGATSPVLDDETLAEAGETLCIDLGQPRDVVPDAGDERVVVRDIDDLQSVSGEARDRREAAARAVEEMIDAEFDRLLDDFKRKRADDAVSAMYEAAERTKQRELEEALAKLEAQGDLTDEQRETVAGLADALVGQLLAAPTKSLREAAAEDDWSTIHTAMQLFDPEFDGPPATAEGANTPEGSEGAPDVPQHALEHVSND; encoded by the coding sequence ATGACTGACACCGGCGTCGTCGCGGGCGTGAGCGTGAGCCACACGACCGCCTCGGTCGAGGATATCGAGGCCACGCAGACGGTCGACGTGGCGACGCTCGTGTCTGACCTCCTCGACCGCGACGGGGTCGAAGAGGCGCTGGCGATCCAGACGTGCAACCGCGCGGAGGCGTACGTGGCCGCCGACGACGCCGCGGACGCGCGAGCGGCGCTGGGGCAGTTCTCACCCGACGTCCGTGAGAGCGCGGTCCGCCACCTCGATCACGAGGCGAGCATCCGGCACCTCATGCGAGTGGCCGCCGGACTAGAGTCGCTCGTCCTCGGCGAAGACCAGATCCTCGGCCAACTGAGCGACGCCGGGTCGGTCGCCCGCGAGGTGGGTGGCCTGTCGGGCGGTGTGCTCGACGACGCAGTCTCGAAGGCGCTCCAGGTGGGCAAGCGCGCCCGCGCGGAGACGCGGATCAACGAGGGGTCGGTGTCGCTCGGGTCGGCGGCGGTCGAACTCGCCCGGCGCGAGACGGACCTGGCGGGTGCGACGGCGCTGGTCGTCGGCGCCGGCGAGATGGGGACGCTCGCGGCGCGGGCGCTCGACGCCTCGCCCGTCGCCCAGGTCGTCGTCGCGAACCGGACGCTGTCGACGGCACAGCAGGTGGCGACGGACCTCGACAGCGAGGCGACGGCGGTCGCCCTCGACGACGTGGGCGCCGTCGTGGCCGACGCGGACGTGCTCATCGCCGCGACCGGCGCGACCAGCCCCGTCCTCGACGACGAGACGCTCGCAGAGGCGGGCGAGACGCTGTGTATCGACCTCGGGCAGCCGCGAGACGTGGTGCCCGACGCGGGCGACGAGCGCGTCGTCGTCCGCGACATCGACGACCTCCAGTCCGTCAGCGGCGAGGCACGCGACCGGCGCGAGGCCGCCGCGCGGGCGGTCGAAGAGATGATCGACGCCGAGTTCGACCGACTCCTCGACGACTTCAAGCGCAAGCGGGCTGACGACGCCGTCTCGGCGATGTACGAGGCCGCCGAGCGCACGAAACAGCGCGAACTGGAGGAGGCGCTCGCGAAACTGGAGGCGCAGGGCGACCTCACCGACGAGCAGCGTGAGACGGTCGCCGGCCTCGCCGACGCGCTCGTCGGGCAACTGCTGGCGGCGCCGACGAAGAGCCTCCGGGAGGCCGCCGCCGAGGACGACTGGAGCACCATCCACACGGCGATGCAGTTGTTCGACCCCGAGTTCGACGGTCCGCCGGCGACCGCCGAGGGTGCGAACACGCCCGAAGGGTCGGAGGGCGCCCCGGACGTGCCGCAGCACGCGCTCGAGCACGTCTCGAACGACTGA
- a CDS encoding DUF7260 family protein, with protein MRATSHGVGRLSTEPVEQGVEAMCRAAACDHPDIAVGLAVLGLTAVFLLAVGAVLARLDGAREALASEVSRTRAERDAFERFRRRVAALEPGELTHPTPMGAGTNVLAATTAAGAGDGGLAAAREAYRETVMATPHYEEEYQETLAENVAEEFSGAVAGALLEEGGALTPTLRATLASGAERAREERAEMLTTLETEESALSEAESTLAPAVEAGERTVERDLSYATYSDLVGEYERLEWHEDRVETLLTDRQGRIHDEEGERRYWFDYLYRSLSSPYPVLSAGAETLALIDDAKSTLTSAASQR; from the coding sequence ATGCGAGCAACGAGTCACGGCGTCGGTCGCTTGTCGACCGAGCCGGTCGAACAGGGAGTGGAGGCGATGTGCCGGGCCGCCGCGTGCGACCACCCGGACATCGCCGTCGGGCTCGCCGTCTTGGGGTTGACGGCGGTGTTTCTGCTGGCCGTGGGGGCGGTCTTGGCACGGCTCGACGGAGCGCGGGAGGCACTCGCGAGTGAGGTGTCTCGAACCCGGGCCGAGCGCGACGCGTTCGAACGATTCCGGCGGCGAGTCGCCGCCCTCGAACCGGGCGAACTGACGCACCCGACGCCGATGGGAGCGGGGACGAACGTGTTAGCGGCGACGACAGCCGCGGGCGCGGGCGACGGCGGCCTCGCAGCGGCACGAGAGGCGTACAGGGAGACGGTGATGGCCACACCCCACTACGAGGAGGAGTACCAGGAGACGCTCGCGGAGAACGTCGCCGAGGAGTTCTCCGGCGCGGTCGCGGGGGCGCTCCTCGAGGAGGGCGGCGCGCTCACACCGACACTCCGGGCGACGCTCGCGAGCGGCGCCGAGCGGGCCCGCGAGGAGCGCGCAGAGATGCTGACGACGCTCGAAACCGAGGAGTCGGCGCTGTCGGAGGCGGAGTCGACGCTGGCGCCGGCGGTGGAGGCCGGCGAGCGCACCGTCGAGCGTGACCTCTCGTACGCCACGTACTCGGACCTCGTCGGTGAGTACGAACGCCTCGAGTGGCACGAGGACCGCGTCGAGACGCTGTTGACCGACCGACAGGGTCGCATCCACGACGAGGAGGGTGAACGACGCTACTGGTTCGACTACCTCTACCGGTCGCTGTCGTCGCCGTACCCCGTCCTCTCGGCGGGCGCGGAGACGCTGGCGCTCATCGACGACGCCAAGTCGACGCTGACCTCGGCGGCGAGTCAGCGCTGA
- a CDS encoding DUF7344 domain-containing protein: protein MTDADTSQWSHRWSRARFDALPETGEPLSKTRVFELLASVRRRYVVEHLDAADRTVEVRPLIDAVAEREFGPDPAYDERKRVYVSLRQTHLPRLAEARVVEYDADRGRVAVGDRFGALAFALGALGARPLADEEAASAAAEQGPTADANRRASGPPEPAADAGSTPDAGED from the coding sequence ATGACGGACGCAGACACGAGTCAGTGGAGCCACCGGTGGTCGCGCGCTCGCTTCGACGCGCTCCCCGAGACCGGTGAGCCGCTCTCGAAGACCCGGGTGTTCGAACTGCTGGCGAGCGTCCGTCGGCGGTACGTCGTCGAGCACCTCGACGCGGCAGACCGGACCGTCGAGGTCCGACCGCTCATCGACGCGGTCGCCGAACGGGAGTTCGGCCCAGACCCCGCGTACGACGAGCGCAAGCGCGTGTACGTCTCGCTCCGCCAGACGCACCTCCCGCGGTTGGCCGAGGCGCGCGTCGTCGAGTACGACGCCGACCGCGGGCGCGTCGCCGTCGGCGACCGCTTCGGCGCGCTCGCGTTCGCGTTGGGCGCGCTGGGCGCCCGCCCGCTGGCAGACGAGGAAGCCGCGTCGGCGGCGGCCGAGCAGGGGCCGACCGCCGACGCGAACCGCCGGGCGAGCGGCCCCCCCGAGCCGGCGGCCGACGCCGGGTCGACCCCCGACGCCGGCGAGGACTGA